One Solanum pennellii chromosome 9, SPENNV200 DNA segment encodes these proteins:
- the LOC107029493 gene encoding cytochrome b561 and DOMON domain-containing protein At3g25290-like gives MSSPAVFVAVILVIASLFSPSLSQICSSQQFTNNKVYARCSDLPVLKSFLHWTYDAANSTLSVAFVAPPDKPDGWIAWAINPNAPGMVGAQTLFAFKNSEGEMVVKTYDISSYSSIMESSKLWFDVKDTAAEFSGGMMRLFATLVLPEKGKTTLNHVWQVGPSVTDGFPAKHGFQPANLNSKGTFDLLSGESKSSASGDSRVTRKNIHGILNAISWGFLFPVGIIIARYMRTFKSADPAWFYLHISCQCSAYVIGVAGWATGLKLGSESKGITYDVHRNIGIALFCLATLQVFALLLRPKKDHKYRFYWNIYHHGVGYTMLILSLVNVFKGLDILDPATKWRSAYIGILVVLGVIALLLEVVTWIVVLKRKSNKTTKPYDG, from the exons ATGTCTTCGCCGGCCGTTTTCGTTGCCGTTATTCTTGTCATTGCTTCTTTATTCTCCCCATCACTATCCCAAATATGTTCATCACAGCAATTCACCAACAACAAGGTTTATGCTCGTTGTAGCGATCTTCCAGTACTCAAATCATTCCTTCATTGGACATACGATGCTGCTAATTCCACTCTTTCTGTCGCATTTGTTGCACCTCCGGATAAACCTGACGGATGGATTGCGTGGGCTATTAATCCCAACGCTCCCGGTATGGTTGGGGCGCAAACATTGTTTGCGTTCAAAAATTCCGAAGGCGAAATGGTGGTGAAAACGTATGATATTTCGAGTTATTCTTCAATTATGGAGTCGTCTAAATTGTGGTTTGATGTTAAAGACACTGCAGCGGAATTCTCCGGCGGAATGATGCGGTTGTTTGCAACGCTTGTGCTACCGGAAAAGGGGAAAACTACGTTGAATCATGTATGGCAGGTGGGACCCTCTGTTACCGATGGTTTTCCTGCAAAACATGGTTTTCAGCCAGCTAATCTGAACTCGAAAGGAACGTTTGATTTGTTGAGTGGAGAAAGCAAAAGCAGCGCTTCTGGCGATTCTAGGGTCACTAGaaaaaat ATCCATGGAATCCTTAATGCTATTAGTTGGGGATTTCTGTTTCCTGTCGGGATCATCATTGCGAGGTACATGAGGACGTTCAAATCGGCTGATCCGGCATGGTTTTATCTTCATATTTCCTGCCAATGTTCTGCTTATGTTATTGGAGTTGCTGGATGGGCAACTGGTCTTAAGCTTGGAAGTGAATCAAAGGGTATCACCTATGACGTCCATCGCAATATTGGGATTGCACTTTTCTGTCTTGCAACATTGCAG GTTTTTGCCTTGTTGTTGAGGCCGAAGAAGGATCATAAGTACAGATTTTACTGGAATATCTACCATCACGGAGTTGGCTATACAATGCTTATCCTCAGCTTGGTTAATGTATTCAAAGGTCTCGACATATTAGATCCAGCGACAAAGTGGAGGTCTGCATATATTGGCATACTAGTTGTGTTAGGAGTAATCGCCCTATTATTGGAAGTGGTTACCTGGATTGTTGTGTTAAAGAGGAAATCTAACAAAACAACCAAACCATATGATGGTTGA